A DNA window from Procambarus clarkii isolate CNS0578487 chromosome 75, FALCON_Pclarkii_2.0, whole genome shotgun sequence contains the following coding sequences:
- the LOC138357053 gene encoding coiled-coil domain-containing protein 70-like: MRRTFVLHKEGLVLHKENLVLYEEDLVLHKENLVLYEEDLVLHKENLVLYKEDLVLHKENLVLYKEDLVLHKENLVLYKEDLVLHKENLVLYEEDLVLHKENLVLYKEALVLHKENLVQYKEALVLHMENLVLHMEDLVLHN; the protein is encoded by the coding sequence ATGAGGAGAACCTTTGTCCTGCACAAGGAGGGTCTTGTCCTACACAAGGAGAACCTTGTCCTATACGAGGAGGATCTTGTCCTACACAAGGAGAACCTTGTCCTATACGAGGAGGATCTTGTCCTACACAAGGAGAACCTTGTCCTATACAAGGAGGATCTTGTCCTACACAAGGAGAACCTTGTCCTATACAAGGAGGATCTTGTCCTACACAAGGAGAACCTTGTCCTATACAAGGAGGATCTTGTCCTACACAAGGAGAACCTTGTCCTATACGAGGAGGATCTTGTCCTACACAAGGAGAACCTTGTCCTATACAAAGAGGCTCTTGTCCTACACAAGGAGAACCTTGTCCAATACAAAGAGGCTCTTGTCCTACACATGGAGAACCTTGTCCTACACATGGAGGATCTTGTCCTACACAATTAG